From the Triticum urartu cultivar G1812 chromosome 4, Tu2.1, whole genome shotgun sequence genome, the window ACCTCTTAGCCAAGGGCGAAGATGGTACAGAGTTTTGGGTTCAGCCGGACCCAAAAAAACTCATCAAATGCTCAATGTATTAGTTTTTAACATCGACTGTTAGGGAAGAATACATCGACAACCAACGGAGCTAAACCTAATGGATGTTTCCCCttttcaagaattcatccgattaactagttaacttgccgattaatccctactcatacgGTTCTCGAGTAGTCGATTACCCGATAAATcatccgattaattgattaaatgacCGATTAACTTGCCGGTTAGCCTATTAATTCCCTACTCACCAGccgaccgagcagctaccagttaacgatttcctcaacaatggatGTTTCTTTAGCTTCACCCATGTTCTTAGCTTAATGGCGAAAATGTACATTCCCCACCTAATAATAGGAGCAGGAACTACGGCTAACATTATTTTTCTTCTGCTACTACTTTTTTTAATAAAATGGTTGTGTGCATCACTTGATGCAGAGGCAGGGGTAATTCTTCTTTTCAAAAAAATCTTTTTTTCTTCGTATTCATATGTTATTAGAAGCCCGCAAAGTGCTAACTAAAAGGACCATAAACTCTAGTGCAATTGTCTCGGGTCGATGAATGATGATGTTAATAAAAAATTTGACCATCAATAAAATACGTATGTCGTagcattttttgttttttgggaaCAAGTATGCCATAGCATCTATCCTTACACATGTCACTACCCTCGGTAGCTACCTATAAATGCTAGTGGCGACTGGCGAGCCTCTTGCAAACCGGGGTGCGCTCGATCGTCATTCAGCTGCGGGGTACAGGCTGACCGCTCTGCGCACGGTGACCAACATGCCAGCACCCAAGGGGACGAGGAGGAGCCTCGTACTGAGGACCGTGGAGCGGTGCAAGTCCGGGACCGGGCGAAGCGGCGGCGCAGCGTCGGCGGTGGCCGCCGGGCGCTTCTCGGTGTACGTCGGGGCGGAGCGGGAGCGGTTCATGGTGCGCACCGACTGCGCCAACCACCCGCTGTTCCGGCGGCTCCTCGACGACGCCGAGCGCGAGTACGGGTACGCGTCGCAGGGCCCGCTCGCGCTGCCGTGCGACGTCGGCACGTTCCTCGGCGTCCTGTGGCAGATGGACCACGGACACCACCACCACGACGACGACGACAGTGCCGGCGGCGAGGAGATCCGGGAGGCGGCGTCGCCGATATGCGGCTTGCTGCTGGGTGGCCGCGGCAAGTGCCGGGCGGCTGGGTACCGCCGGATGCTCAGCCGGGCGAAGACGTCGTGGGCCACCGGGCAGCAGCTTCTCCCACGGTTCACACTTGGCAGTTAGCATCTGGCAGAAGGAAATTAATAAACTTATTGACCCGCATTTGGTCATAGTCATACCACACCAAGCTCTGCGTTTATCCGGATTAGTTGGAGATTCGCATACGTATAAGTATTCACATGTTGACCTTGACCAATACGGTATTATGTTTACCAATACTGTATACGGGAGTCTGCTGTTCTATATATATAGTGTATAAATATCCACATGTCGCCCTGCAAAAAAAAATTCCACATGTCGCAGTGAGAAAGTAATTTCACTACCCATTCGCCCATGCTTTTTAGTTTGATTTTCAAGTTTGTACCATTTATAACTGTTGAACCAAATATCTTATATGTATCCATTTGGATATTAGTGTTCATGGTATTTAAATCTTCAAATAAGTTTAATCTTGGACACGTAAATTTAAAATTTGAGTTTTGAAACTATAATGAAACTAAATTATTACTTTTGACTTATTTCATTTGATTTTTTGTTCTACTAATTTACCATGTGTTACTTATAACATTCAGATTTCATTTTGATGTTTGAGCTGTCATACCATTTCGTTAAATTATCTTTCATGGTTTGAGCTTGGCTATAAACATGTTTTTCCTTGCTTCTTCAAGCAGGAGATCCCGAATCCCCATGACATCAGACTCCCATTTTATTACCTGTGTGCCATGATCACATTAAGCTGCATGGTAACATATTTTCAATATCATTTCATATGTGTGTCATCGCAATTTTACATGTCTTCATTATTGTTTCATTACAATCTCTTTTGCATGGTCATTATTGTTTCATATCGCATTTCATTAAAGTTTAATATATACTAGAAGGGTTGGGCGCGCTTTGCCGCGCTGTTGTTATTATTAGGATTCTTAGAAAAATATTCACTCTATTTTAAAATATAAGGTGTATGACTTTTTGAAAATTCAAACTTCTTTAAGTTTGATAAAATTTGTAGAGAAATACATGGAAACCTATAATATCAAATCGGTGTCAGAATTTCCATATTTTTTTTGGTTTAACATCATGGTTGTCGATATTTTTGACTCTGAACTTGGTCAAAGTTAAAAATTTTGAAATTCCAAAAAACTAATACCCCTTATATATTGGAACTGATGGAATATTTAGTTTGGTGGATGGAGGAGATGATGCAATATGTTTTATGTTTATTTATAATACAGTTATTTGGTTGGCCTTTCATGGCGTGATTATATGCTATCCGGTAATCAACCCATATTTATATGGGGAAATTTCCGTGTAGGTACCTGCATGTACTATATTGGTACTATATATAGTATCACGTGGTGTCTCTTTTTTTTAGATGGTGAAAGGGTGCACGGGGTTGATATGTTTTTATAGGCCGGCTGCTGCTGATTGATTTGAAAAACGTTGGCTCGATGAAAATCATACACCAAATCCAAAATTGAATACCTCAAACGAATGAGAGAACTTCAAAATTAGAGAACATAGttaattaaaataattaaatggaaGAGATCCTTGAGAACTTGTGGAGCCGGTCAAACCGGTGACCCGGTTCTAAATTAAAAAACTTAGTTAATAGAGAGACCTTAAAATTAGTGTTGGAaaaatgccctagaggcaataataaattagttattattatatttccttgttcatgataatcgtttattatccatgctagaattgtattgataggaaactcagatacatgtgtggatacatagacaacaccatgtccctagtaagcctctagttgactagctcgttgattaatagatggttacggtttcctgaccatggacattggatgtcattgataacgggatcacatcattaggagaatgatgtgatggacaagacccaatcctaagcacagcacaagatcgtgtagttcgtatgctaaaacttttctaatgtcaagtatcatttccttagaccatgagattgtgcagctcccggacaccgtaggaatgctttgggtgtaccaaacatcacaacgtaaaggagttcaaaaatagatcggcaaagaaggagttcttggttgtgttataaggtatgagtattgagtaaaacttaagacctgaccacggcagaatagagagaaaggacggaggtcgtcccctatgctttagacgtaggctctaaagtatgctatgttgtgtaccgcacctgaagtgtgccaagccatgagtcagtcaaggggtacaagtgtgaCCTAGGATTGGATCACGGGACAACGGTCaaggttatccttagtaactagtagCCTAAGGAATTTTCTCGTTTATgtaggtggtaaaagagttcgtcgtaaagggttacgttgatgcaaactttgacactaattcggatgactctgagtagtaaaccggattcgtatagtagaacagttatttggaatagctccaagtagcgcgtggtagctgaTCTAcaaagatgacatagagatttgtaaagcacacatggatctgaaaggttcagactcattgactactaaacctctctcacaagcaagatatgaacaaaccccttgggtgttggattcatgacaatcacatagtgatgtgaactagattattgactctagtgcaagtgggagactgttggaaaaatgccctagaggcaataataaattagttattattatatttccttgttcatgataatcgtttattatccatgctagaattgtattgatagtaaactcagatgcatgtgtggatacatagacaacaccatgtccctagtaagcctctagttgactagctcgttgattaatagatggttacggtttcctgaccatggacattggatgtcgttgataacgggatcacatcattaggagaatgatgtgatggacaagacccaatcctaagcatagcacaagatcgtgtagttcgtatgctaaagcttttctaatgtcaagtatcatttccttagaccatgagattgtgcagctcccggacaccgtaggaatgctttgggtgtaccaaacgtcacaacgtaactgggtggctataaaggtgcactgcgggtatctccgaaagtgtctgttgggttggcacgaatcgagactgggatttgtcactccgtgtaaacggagaggtatctctgggcccactcgataggacatcatcataatgtgcacaatgtgaccaaggagttgatcatgggatgatgtgttacggaacgagtaaagagacttgccggtaacgagattgaacaaggtatcgggataccgaggatcgaatctcgggcaagtatcgtaccgatagataaagggaattgtatacgagattggttgaatccttgacatcgtggttcatccgatgagatcatcgtggaacatgtgggagccaacatgggtatccagatcccgctgttggttattgaccagagagatgtctcggtcatatctgcatgattcccgagcccgtagggtctacacacttaaggttcgatgacgctatggttatagggaaagtatgtacgcggttaccgaatgttgtttggagtcccggatgagatcccggacatcacaaggagttccggaatggtccggaggtaaagatttatatatgggaagtcctgttttggtcaccggaaaagtttcgggtgctatcggtaacgtaccgggaccaccgggagggtctcgggggtccaccgagtggggccaccagccccagaaggctgcgtgggccaagtgtgggaggggaccagccccaggtgggctggtgcgcccccccaccaaggcccaaggcgcgtggagagtgggaagggggcaaaccctaggtccagatgggccttaaggcccaccctagggcgccccctctccccccctcccccgtggccgcaaccctagatgggttttggggctgccgccacccctagggagggaaccctagatgggggcgcagcccctccccttcccctatatatacttgaggtattgggggctgcccaacacatgatttgatctccctcttggcgcagccctacctctctcccttctcgtctctcgtagtgcttagcgaagccctgctggagtcccgcgctcctccaccatcaccatgtcgtcgtgctgctgctggacggagtcttccccaacctctccctctctctccttgctggatcaaggcgcgggagacgtcaccgggctgcacgtgtgttgaacgcggaggcgccgttgttcggcgcttagatcggaatcgaccgcgatctgaatcgttGCGTGTACGAcaccatcaaccccgttctcttggacgcttccgcttagcgatctgcaagggtatgtagatgcacacctctctctcgttgctagtctctccatagattgatcttggtgacacgtaggaaattttttgaatttctgctatgatccccaacagtggcatcatgagctaggtctatgcgtagtttctatgcacgagtagaacacaagttgttgtgggcatcgattttgtcaatttacttgccgttactagtcttatcttgattcggcggcatcgtgggatgaaacggcccggaccgaccttacacgtactcttacgtgagactggttccaccaacTGACATGCATTAGTTGCATacggtggctagcgggtgtctgtctctcccactttagtcggatcggattcgatgaaaagggtccttatgaagggtaaatagaaattggcatatcacgttgtggttttgcgtaggtaagaaacgttcttgctagaaacccatagcagccacgtaaaacatgcaacaacaattagaggatgtctaacttgtttttgcagggtttgctttgtgatgtgatatggccaaaaggatgtgatgaatgatatatgtgatgtatgagattgatcatgttcttgtaataggaatcacgacttgcatgtcgatgagtatgacaaccagcaggagccataggagttgtcttaatttatttatgacctgcgtgtcaacataaacgtcatgcaattactttactttattgctaatcgttagccatagtagtagaagtaatagttgacgaggcaacttcatgaagacacgatgatggagatcatggtgtcatgccggtgacgaaggtgatcatgccgcgcgtcgaagatggagatcaaaggcgcaagatgatattggccatatcatgtcactttatgatttgcatgtgatgtttgtcatgtttttacatcttatttgcttagaacaacggtagcataaataagatgatcaatcattaaaatatcaaggattgtgttccccctaactgtgcaccgttgctaaggtccgttgttccgaagcaccacgtgatgatcgagtgtgataggttctaacattcgcatacaacgggtgtaagccagatttacacatgcaatacacttaggttaacttgacaagcctagcatgtacagacatggcctcggaacacggaagaccgaaaggtcgaacatgagtcgtatagtggatacgatcaacatgaagatgttcaccgatgatgactagtccgtctcacgtgatgatcggacacggcctagttgactcggatcatgtatcacttagatgactagagggatgtctatctaagtgggagttcattgaataatttgattagatgaacttaattatcatgaacattgttaaaaggtctttgcaaattatgtcgtagctcatgctttggttctactattttagatatgttcctagagaaaatttagttgagagttgacagtagcaattatgcgggctgggtccgtgaactgaggattgtcctcattgctgcacagaagggctatgtccttaatgcaccgctcagtgcg encodes:
- the LOC125554900 gene encoding uncharacterized protein LOC125554900, coding for MLVATGEPLANRGALDRHSAAGYRLTALRTVTNMPAPKGTRRSLVLRTVERCKSGTGRSGGAASAVAAGRFSVYVGAERERFMVRTDCANHPLFRRLLDDAEREYGYASQGPLALPCDVGTFLGVLWQMDHGHHHHDDDDSAGGEEIREAASPICGLLLGGRGKCRAAGYRRMLSRAKTSWATGQQLLPRFTLGS